A region from the Spirochaeta thermophila DSM 6192 genome encodes:
- a CDS encoding tagaturonate epimerase family protein, with protein sequence MATPGSLSFPRYSIGTGDRFGHEAEAQLRAVIEAGRLGRALGIVWNKSYREHTIIGSRPEDVRRMADRAVSSLGWEGPYFVDADHITTKTVDLFLDSADFFTIDVAEAIGKGEVSPQEEEDLLASLGDLLNRELAIPGLSSPLAISEETARGTIRAYWPAVREAARIYRRIEQGASRPFVVEVSMDETDEPQRPPELLLILAMIRKAGIPARTIAPKFSGAFYKGVDYVGDPHTFAREFEDDLCVVRYAREQFALPEGLKLSVHSGSDKFSLYPLVREILSRHPQEGVHLKTAGTTWLEEVAGLAEAGGEALALAKEIALTCYSMIEELCAPYAAVIDIDPERLPSPGEIEEWSSGRFVEALEHDPSNPSYNRDFRQLIHVGYKVAAQMGERFHQALEAHREVIAARVTRNLLERHIIPLFPGDIP encoded by the coding sequence ATGGCTACCCCCGGTTCCCTTTCGTTCCCCCGGTATTCGATCGGCACGGGAGACCGCTTCGGCCACGAGGCCGAGGCCCAGCTTCGTGCGGTCATCGAGGCTGGACGCCTCGGCAGAGCATTGGGTATCGTGTGGAACAAGTCGTACCGTGAGCACACCATCATAGGCTCCCGCCCCGAGGACGTCAGACGTATGGCGGACAGGGCCGTCTCCTCCCTGGGATGGGAGGGACCATACTTCGTGGATGCGGATCACATCACCACGAAGACCGTGGACCTCTTCCTGGATTCGGCGGACTTCTTCACCATCGACGTGGCCGAGGCCATAGGAAAGGGAGAGGTCAGCCCTCAGGAGGAAGAGGACCTGCTCGCCTCACTCGGCGACCTGCTGAACCGCGAGCTCGCCATCCCGGGGCTCTCCAGCCCGCTTGCGATCTCGGAGGAGACGGCGCGTGGAACCATCCGCGCCTACTGGCCCGCGGTTCGCGAGGCGGCCCGGATCTACCGGAGGATCGAGCAGGGGGCCTCCCGCCCCTTCGTGGTGGAAGTCTCCATGGACGAGACCGACGAGCCCCAGCGCCCACCCGAACTCCTGCTCATCCTGGCGATGATACGGAAGGCCGGGATCCCGGCCCGTACCATAGCCCCCAAGTTTTCGGGCGCCTTCTACAAGGGGGTGGACTACGTGGGCGATCCACACACCTTTGCCCGTGAGTTCGAAGACGATCTCTGCGTGGTGAGGTACGCCCGGGAGCAATTCGCTCTCCCCGAGGGACTCAAGCTCAGTGTGCACTCCGGAAGCGACAAATTCTCCCTCTACCCCCTCGTCAGGGAGATCCTCTCACGTCATCCCCAGGAAGGAGTCCACCTCAAGACCGCAGGCACCACCTGGCTCGAAGAGGTCGCGGGGCTCGCAGAGGCGGGAGGAGAGGCCCTCGCGCTCGCAAAGGAGATCGCCCTCACCTGCTATTCCATGATCGAGGAACTGTGCGCCCCGTACGCCGCGGTGATCGACATCGATCCCGAAAGGCTTCCCTCCCCCGGTGAGATCGAGGAGTGGTCGTCCGGCAGGTTCGTGGAGGCGCTCGAACACGATCCTTCGAACCCCTCCTACAACCGCGATTTCAGGCAGCTCATCCACGTGGGATACAAGGTGGCCGCCCAGATGGGCGAGCGATTCCACCAGGCCCTCGAGGCACACCGGGAGGTGATAGCCGCGAGGGTCACCCGGAACCTCCTCGAACGGCACATCATCCCGCTCTTCCCGGGAGACATCCCATGA
- a CDS encoding tetratricopeptide repeat protein has translation MKGEVTMKRYAVLFMLVTGAMTLIDAQETAPTEALTEYSSEHYLVRTDTPEERAQSLASRMEAAFHLFNRYYRFDPEALPAPLTVRIFSSKADYDAYLRKKTGTTRESFIYLHYQNPAKRELVGYLLDDETELNRQLLHQGSIQFLRAFVNNPPLWLQEGMAVFFEACEYDPETSSMIYRENLTWLDPLRTLASQTGGLIPLSEFLHMDLEAASRNLELYYPQAWGFVSFLVYEWDKEYNRILWDTIRLLSPSATYEENLETLDARVFSWYDIDQMKDRLLSYLEGKKSFRVLLEEGIEAYRSGDLQKAEEAFTRASKLDPDHYAPYYYLGLIAYTRGTHSLAEYYYTTALERGAEEAATTYALGLNAFAADRMEEARTYLVKAQTLAPDKYGEKVQALLERMGSEGM, from the coding sequence ATGAAAGGGGAGGTCACGATGAAGCGCTATGCGGTCCTCTTCATGCTCGTCACAGGGGCGATGACGCTGATCGATGCCCAAGAAACCGCCCCCACCGAGGCGCTCACCGAGTACTCGAGCGAACACTACCTCGTACGTACCGACACCCCGGAGGAGCGTGCGCAGTCCCTCGCCTCGAGGATGGAGGCCGCATTCCACCTCTTCAACCGCTACTACCGGTTCGATCCCGAGGCCCTTCCCGCCCCCCTCACCGTGAGGATCTTCTCCTCCAAGGCGGACTACGACGCCTACCTCCGAAAGAAGACCGGCACCACCCGAGAGAGCTTCATCTACCTCCACTACCAGAATCCGGCAAAGCGGGAACTGGTCGGGTACCTCCTCGATGACGAGACCGAACTGAACCGTCAGCTCCTTCACCAGGGATCCATCCAGTTCCTCAGGGCCTTCGTGAACAACCCGCCCCTCTGGCTTCAGGAGGGGATGGCCGTGTTCTTCGAGGCCTGCGAGTACGATCCCGAGACGTCCTCCATGATCTACCGGGAGAACCTCACCTGGCTCGACCCCCTGAGGACGCTCGCCTCCCAGACGGGAGGGCTCATCCCCCTCTCAGAGTTCCTCCACATGGACCTCGAGGCCGCCTCCCGGAACCTCGAGCTCTACTACCCGCAGGCCTGGGGCTTCGTGTCGTTCCTGGTCTACGAGTGGGACAAGGAGTACAACCGCATCCTCTGGGACACGATCCGACTTCTCTCCCCCTCGGCCACCTACGAGGAGAATCTCGAGACCCTCGATGCACGGGTCTTCTCCTGGTACGACATCGATCAGATGAAGGACCGTCTCCTCAGCTATCTCGAGGGGAAGAAGTCGTTCAGGGTCCTCCTCGAGGAGGGGATCGAGGCCTACCGGTCGGGCGACCTCCAGAAGGCCGAAGAGGCCTTCACGCGGGCCTCGAAGCTGGATCCCGACCACTATGCGCCCTACTACTACCTCGGTCTCATCGCCTACACCCGTGGTACCCACTCGCTCGCCGAATACTACTACACCACGGCCCTCGAACGGGGAGCGGAGGAGGCCGCCACCACCTATGCCCTCGGCCTCAACGCGTTCGCGGCCGACCGGATGGAGGAAGCGCGGACCTATCTCGTGAAAGCGCAGACCCTCGCTCCCGACAAGTACGGAGAGAAGGTGCAGGCGCTCCTCGAGCGGATGGGATCGGAGGGGATGTAG
- a CDS encoding RluA family pseudouridine synthase: MEDYQVFESGPDDHGKRLDRIVRTLLSHIPLSRVFRALRTGEILLEGKRVPPSTRVSRGARIHIHRSLLPEREPRQKWEPRALPILLETDHLLILNKPPGAVVHGPGSLTDQVRSYLKDRIPPSLAFTPSPLHRLDRLTSGILVFSRSIHGARWFTRALREGGIEKTYLALLEGTLAEPARWEDLLTREGRRSRPSPHGRPALTDVRPLLAAPTATLALCIIHTGRMHQIRVQAALRGHPLLGDTAYGSTRRIRPVLHAWRLRPLSPSPLFPADGLQAPLPDESETILSRILPGWEDALP, from the coding sequence ATGGAAGACTACCAGGTCTTCGAGTCAGGACCGGACGACCACGGGAAGCGGCTCGATCGTATCGTCCGCACGCTCCTCTCCCACATCCCCCTCTCGCGGGTCTTCAGGGCCCTCCGAACCGGGGAGATACTCCTCGAGGGGAAACGCGTCCCCCCTTCCACACGGGTCTCGAGAGGAGCTCGCATTCACATCCACCGTTCCCTCCTCCCCGAGCGGGAACCTCGGCAGAAGTGGGAACCCCGCGCACTTCCCATCCTCCTGGAAACCGATCACCTCCTCATCCTCAACAAACCACCCGGCGCCGTGGTCCACGGCCCCGGATCCCTCACCGATCAGGTACGGTCCTACCTGAAAGACCGCATCCCCCCCTCGCTCGCCTTCACCCCCTCCCCCCTCCACAGGCTCGACAGGCTCACCTCGGGAATCCTCGTCTTCTCCCGCAGCATCCACGGCGCGCGATGGTTCACCCGGGCCCTCAGGGAAGGCGGGATCGAGAAGACCTACCTCGCCCTTCTGGAGGGAACCCTTGCCGAACCCGCCAGATGGGAGGATCTCCTCACCCGGGAGGGACGGCGGAGCAGGCCTTCACCCCACGGGAGGCCCGCACTCACCGACGTGCGCCCCCTCCTCGCTGCCCCCACAGCCACCCTCGCCCTCTGCATCATCCACACCGGGCGGATGCATCAGATACGCGTCCAGGCGGCCCTCCGCGGGCACCCCCTTCTCGGCGACACCGCCTATGGAAGCACCCGGCGCATCCGTCCCGTACTCCATGCCTGGAGGCTCAGACCCCTCTCTCCCTCCCCCCTCTTCCCTGCGGATGGGCTACAGGCCCCCCTCCCGGACGAGAGCGAGACCATCCTCTCCCGCATCCTCCCCGGATGGGAGGATGCCCTCCCCTGA
- a CDS encoding divergent PAP2 family protein, giving the protein MGNGLVRVLSHPVFLSGFLSWFCAQVIKLLVEALKRRRRLASPLLPVVLWKTGGMPSSHSALVTALATSIGFHDGADSSLFFLSVFYAAIIIRDAVGVRKAAGQQAQVLNRLGEGVQERLGVEFTPVKEVTHGHTFPEVGVGMVLGFSIALVVSLLS; this is encoded by the coding sequence ATGGGAAACGGTCTCGTTCGCGTGCTCTCTCATCCGGTGTTCCTGTCCGGTTTCTTGAGTTGGTTCTGTGCGCAGGTGATCAAGCTCCTGGTGGAGGCGTTGAAGCGGAGGCGGAGGCTCGCCTCTCCCCTGCTCCCTGTGGTCCTCTGGAAGACGGGTGGGATGCCCTCGAGCCATTCGGCGCTGGTGACCGCCCTCGCGACTTCGATCGGGTTTCATGATGGGGCTGATTCCTCGCTCTTCTTCCTGAGCGTCTTCTACGCCGCCATCATCATAAGGGATGCGGTGGGGGTGCGGAAGGCGGCGGGTCAGCAGGCACAGGTCCTCAATCGTCTCGGTGAGGGCGTGCAGGAGAGGCTGGGGGTGGAGTTCACGCCGGTGAAGGAGGTGACCCACGGCCACACCTTCCCTGAGGTGGGGGTTGGTATGGTCCTCGGTTTCTCCATCGCCCTGGTGGTGAGTCTTCTCTCGTAG
- a CDS encoding NADH dehydrogenase, with the protein MRSLLAGRMRGGLEFRSYVQTVDRRVVNASLPKVVVIPLAWGMMEASHPVVKPGDEVKEGQLLAKPASVMGAPLYSSVPGRVRDIVPVSLPEGEREAVILDLAGTFERRAKVRTSDWADMTPEKLWKRLFSSGVIRHGNVPLPIGRFLPPPGRKAEALVCACFSAEPWRYTEELLLDLRREAVAEGLRILVRTVMPKEVHLVVPEEERTISRLLVRDLGDPGIPVRVHHVARRYPFTSDEMLLELVGGARLTWGRLPVDEGFVIAEPSTLLAVRDAVVGGRPVLEQVVLVGGDAVQRPVLVKVRLGMPVFDLLSQEGTMLGPDADPRVFLGGPLSGREVSWLGAPLLPGVDVVTLLGRGATGGEEPCIHCSRCAQVCPRGLEPWLLHEALGRGDGRLLTGGAIEGCIGCNLCSFVCPSAIPLADRFRDYLEKEREGHGEG; encoded by the coding sequence ATGAGGTCGCTCCTTGCCGGCCGCATGAGAGGCGGTCTGGAGTTCCGTTCCTATGTACAGACGGTGGATCGTCGGGTGGTGAACGCATCCCTTCCCAAGGTGGTGGTGATCCCCCTCGCATGGGGAATGATGGAGGCTTCCCATCCTGTGGTGAAGCCGGGCGACGAGGTGAAGGAGGGGCAGTTGCTCGCGAAACCGGCGAGCGTCATGGGGGCGCCCCTCTACTCCTCGGTGCCGGGGAGGGTGCGGGACATCGTCCCTGTCTCCCTCCCGGAGGGTGAACGGGAGGCCGTGATCTTGGATCTCGCCGGGACCTTCGAGCGTCGCGCGAAGGTCCGGACCTCCGACTGGGCGGACATGACGCCGGAGAAGCTCTGGAAGCGGCTCTTCTCGTCGGGGGTGATCCGGCACGGGAACGTCCCCCTTCCGATCGGGAGGTTCCTCCCGCCGCCGGGGCGTAAGGCCGAGGCCTTGGTCTGCGCCTGTTTCTCTGCGGAGCCGTGGCGGTATACCGAGGAGCTGCTCCTCGATCTCCGGCGCGAGGCCGTGGCCGAGGGGCTCCGCATCCTCGTGCGCACCGTGATGCCCAAGGAGGTGCATCTGGTCGTTCCCGAAGAGGAACGGACGATCTCCCGCCTCCTCGTGAGGGACCTGGGGGATCCGGGTATCCCCGTGCGGGTCCACCATGTCGCGAGACGGTATCCCTTCACCTCGGACGAGATGCTCCTCGAGCTGGTGGGAGGGGCCCGTCTCACCTGGGGCAGGCTTCCCGTGGACGAGGGATTCGTGATCGCAGAACCCTCCACTCTCCTCGCGGTGAGGGATGCGGTCGTCGGGGGGAGGCCTGTGCTCGAACAGGTGGTCCTGGTGGGCGGGGATGCGGTGCAGCGCCCCGTCCTCGTGAAGGTCCGGCTGGGTATGCCCGTATTCGATCTCCTCTCCCAGGAGGGGACGATGCTCGGTCCCGATGCGGATCCGAGGGTCTTCCTGGGAGGACCTCTCTCCGGCAGGGAGGTCTCATGGCTCGGGGCACCGCTGCTTCCCGGCGTGGATGTGGTGACGCTCCTCGGGAGAGGGGCGACGGGGGGGGAGGAACCGTGCATCCACTGCAGCCGATGTGCCCAGGTCTGTCCGAGGGGGCTCGAGCCCTGGCTCCTCCACGAGGCCCTCGGAAGGGGGGACGGGCGGCTCCTCACCGGAGGGGCGATCGAGGGGTGTATAGGCTGCAACCTCTGCAGTTTCGTCTGTCCCTCGGCCATTCCCCTCGCCGACCGGTTCAGGGACTATCTCGAGAAGGAGAGGGAAGGTCATGGAGAGGGTTGA
- a CDS encoding RnfABCDGE type electron transport complex subunit D — translation MERVDGGRLVLGSRQVYERKKVLALLPVVGGMAVLFGPEGLLTTASTVVGSLGADLLMAQLLSRKARPSWDAVGLGLLVGLFLPPGLHPVAGFLAAVFGQVVARWTFGGPARAWFHPAVAAVLFAVVSFPFDAGSYLPPLFGDRVQGLPLFVEAKRLLSGLRGGSILQVVGLTPSAIDVRVTGVLNDVIFVPLRSYLPDGYVDLALGNVPGAVGAQMGLFVFLGALFLVYEEVVRVDLPFLFLGAYTLLVFVAGRGPEGGADVLFYLGATDVVLAAFFLIPDEVSRPSRAGLLPWYAVAGGLLAGFFALGGVFPYPGLLCAAVLNLTVPLVDHLSVARVGGRA, via the coding sequence ATGGAGAGGGTTGACGGTGGGCGCCTCGTCCTGGGTTCCAGGCAGGTCTATGAGCGGAAGAAGGTGCTCGCCCTGCTCCCGGTGGTGGGGGGTATGGCGGTGCTCTTCGGTCCGGAGGGGCTCCTGACGACCGCGTCTACGGTGGTGGGGAGCCTCGGTGCGGACCTCCTCATGGCGCAGCTCCTCTCCCGGAAGGCACGGCCCTCGTGGGATGCGGTGGGGCTCGGGCTCCTCGTGGGGCTCTTCCTGCCTCCCGGACTCCATCCCGTTGCCGGGTTCCTCGCCGCGGTCTTCGGTCAGGTGGTGGCGCGCTGGACCTTCGGCGGCCCTGCTCGCGCCTGGTTCCACCCCGCGGTGGCGGCCGTGCTCTTCGCCGTGGTCTCCTTTCCCTTCGATGCGGGAAGCTATCTTCCGCCGCTCTTCGGGGATAGGGTGCAGGGACTCCCGCTCTTCGTCGAAGCAAAGCGTCTCCTCTCGGGGCTCAGGGGGGGGAGCATCCTCCAGGTGGTGGGTCTCACCCCGAGCGCGATCGACGTGCGGGTCACGGGTGTGCTCAACGATGTGATCTTCGTGCCCCTTCGTTCGTACCTTCCCGACGGATACGTGGATCTCGCATTGGGGAACGTGCCGGGTGCGGTGGGGGCGCAGATGGGGCTCTTCGTCTTCCTCGGTGCCCTGTTCCTCGTGTACGAGGAGGTGGTGCGGGTGGACCTCCCCTTCCTCTTCCTGGGGGCCTACACCCTCCTCGTCTTCGTCGCGGGGAGGGGGCCGGAGGGAGGGGCCGACGTGCTCTTCTATCTGGGGGCGACCGATGTGGTGCTCGCCGCGTTCTTCCTCATTCCCGATGAGGTCTCCCGGCCTTCCAGGGCGGGACTCCTCCCCTGGTATGCGGTTGCGGGAGGTCTCCTGGCCGGGTTCTTCGCCCTGGGTGGGGTCTTCCCCTATCCCGGGCTCCTTTGCGCCGCGGTGCTCAACCTCACGGTCCCGCTCGTGGATCACCTTTCCGTAGCCCGTGTGGGAGGGCGCGCATGA
- a CDS encoding Rnf-Nqr domain containing protein, whose protein sequence is MERAGFFHGNILLVAGCGLAPALALTTRFGYGLLLGLVAWGLLLFLSLLFSSFREYLRNREMQLAVFFIVGGTTVSLMELGFRAWAPEVLRVLGLYLPVLVVGSLVWGYGVAYGLSYRPKRTFRMAMRVGGGYAAAVVVMAFVRELLGYGALSLVPFADAALVVPGLGDLPLRAAVAPAGAFFVFGYLAALVRLAGRDGDAR, encoded by the coding sequence ATGGAAAGGGCGGGTTTCTTTCACGGCAACATCCTCCTGGTCGCAGGGTGCGGGCTCGCCCCGGCGCTCGCACTCACCACGAGGTTCGGTTACGGTCTCCTCCTCGGACTCGTGGCCTGGGGCCTGCTCCTCTTCCTCTCGCTCCTCTTCTCCTCGTTCAGGGAGTACCTGCGCAACCGCGAGATGCAGCTCGCGGTCTTCTTCATCGTGGGGGGAACCACGGTGAGTCTCATGGAGCTCGGTTTCAGGGCCTGGGCACCGGAGGTGCTCAGGGTGCTCGGGTTGTACCTGCCGGTCCTGGTGGTGGGTTCGCTCGTGTGGGGCTACGGGGTGGCCTACGGTCTCTCCTATCGTCCCAAGCGCACGTTCCGGATGGCGATGCGTGTGGGCGGGGGGTATGCGGCGGCCGTGGTGGTGATGGCCTTCGTGAGGGAGCTCCTGGGCTACGGTGCTCTCAGCCTGGTGCCCTTCGCCGATGCGGCCTTGGTGGTGCCGGGGCTCGGGGACCTGCCCCTGCGGGCGGCGGTGGCCCCTGCGGGCGCCTTCTTCGTCTTCGGTTACCTCGCCGCCCTGGTGCGGCTCGCAGGGAGGGATGGTGATGCCCGCTGA
- a CDS encoding Rnf-Nqr domain containing protein codes for MPADALLYLGPSHLAFAFFLGLSLLFSGVSRVRDALFLGGVVTGLLLLAGLYQYVLERWVLSVLDVRAFRFMGFLLGFGGVLVLLFLLLRRVAPGEDGRWLELVRRGDLVALVLGGVLVVLEGEGSLGWSLWGLLWAGVGFTAGLLFFVGILHRVEGPEVPGPLRGLPVRTVCAGLVALVVEVTGYALYPLFV; via the coding sequence ATGCCCGCTGATGCGCTCCTCTATCTCGGACCTTCACACCTCGCGTTCGCCTTCTTCCTGGGGCTCTCACTCCTGTTCTCGGGTGTCTCCCGTGTGAGGGATGCGCTCTTCCTGGGCGGGGTGGTGACGGGTCTCCTGCTCCTCGCCGGGCTCTACCAGTACGTCCTCGAGCGGTGGGTCCTCTCGGTCCTGGATGTGCGGGCCTTCAGGTTCATGGGGTTCCTCCTCGGGTTCGGAGGCGTGCTCGTCCTCCTCTTCCTGCTCCTCCGGCGGGTCGCGCCGGGAGAGGACGGTCGGTGGCTCGAGCTGGTGAGGCGGGGCGATCTCGTGGCGCTGGTGCTGGGCGGGGTGCTCGTGGTGCTCGAGGGCGAGGGGTCGCTCGGCTGGTCGCTCTGGGGGCTCCTCTGGGCGGGTGTGGGGTTCACCGCAGGGCTCCTCTTCTTCGTGGGGATCCTCCACCGGGTGGAGGGGCCGGAGGTGCCCGGGCCGCTCAGGGGGCTTCCGGTGCGGACGGTCTGTGCGGGCCTCGTTGCCTTGGTGGTCGAGGTGACGGGGTACGCCCTGTACCCCCTGTTCGTATAG
- the ribD gene encoding bifunctional diaminohydroxyphosphoribosylaminopyrimidine deaminase/5-amino-6-(5-phosphoribosylamino)uracil reductase RibD, with the protein MAERDVVFMRRALALARRAEGRTSPNPMVGAVVVKDGRVVGEGFHERAGLPHAEVAALSEAGEEARGAEMYVTLEPCCHWGRTPPCTDAILKAGVRRVVVACRDPNPQVAGKGLSILAEAGVEVEVGVLSREARWLNRGFISRMERGRPWVVAKVAASLDGRIALPDGRSKWITGEEARWEVHRLRAGSDVLVTGIGTVLADDPAFTVRVPGGEGRDPGVVVLDTRGRLPVGARVVREGTVVMVGPGVDAGWRGEVERRGVRVVEVGIRDGKVDVQAVSRWLGEEGVNVAMVEAGAGVTGAFLEAGMVDELVVFVAPRVLGEGRGWVEGRVVEGLGEREWEVREVRRVGEDVMVRCVRRGWV; encoded by the coding sequence GTGGCGGAGCGTGATGTGGTGTTCATGAGGCGGGCGCTCGCCCTCGCACGGAGGGCCGAGGGGCGGACGTCGCCCAATCCCATGGTGGGTGCCGTGGTCGTGAAGGATGGGCGCGTGGTGGGCGAGGGGTTCCACGAGCGGGCCGGGCTCCCGCATGCCGAGGTGGCGGCCCTCTCCGAGGCGGGGGAGGAGGCGCGGGGTGCGGAGATGTACGTGACCCTCGAGCCGTGCTGTCACTGGGGGAGGACCCCGCCGTGTACGGATGCGATCCTCAAGGCCGGGGTGCGGAGGGTGGTGGTGGCGTGCAGGGACCCGAATCCGCAGGTGGCGGGAAAGGGGCTTTCGATCCTCGCCGAAGCGGGGGTGGAGGTGGAGGTGGGGGTGCTCTCCCGGGAGGCGCGGTGGCTCAACAGGGGGTTCATCTCGAGGATGGAGCGGGGAAGGCCGTGGGTGGTGGCCAAGGTGGCCGCCTCTCTCGATGGCAGGATCGCCCTGCCGGATGGACGTTCGAAGTGGATCACGGGCGAGGAGGCGCGTTGGGAGGTGCACCGCTTGCGCGCGGGGAGCGATGTGCTCGTCACCGGGATCGGCACGGTGCTGGCCGACGATCCGGCCTTCACGGTGCGGGTTCCGGGGGGGGAGGGGAGGGATCCTGGGGTGGTGGTCTTGGATACACGGGGGAGGCTGCCGGTGGGGGCCCGGGTCGTACGGGAGGGTACGGTGGTGATGGTGGGGCCGGGGGTGGATGCGGGGTGGCGCGGGGAGGTGGAAAGGCGGGGGGTGCGGGTGGTGGAGGTGGGGATCAGGGATGGGAAGGTGGATGTACAGGCGGTGTCGAGGTGGTTGGGGGAGGAGGGGGTGAATGTCGCGATGGTGGAGGCGGGGGCGGGGGTGACGGGGGCGTTCCTCGAGGCGGGGATGGTGGACGAGCTGGTGGTGTTCGTGGCGCCGAGGGTCCTGGGAGAGGGGAGGGGTTGGGTGGAGGGGCGCGTGGTGGAGGGGTTGGGGGAACGGGAGTGGGAGGTGCGTGAGGTGAGGAGGGTGGGTGAGGATGTGATGGTCCGGTGCGTGCGGCGGGGGTGGGTGTAG
- a CDS encoding riboflavin synthase gives MFTGIVREIGVVREVRKEGGGLVVRVEGPGVVGVLEVGASVAVDGVCLTVTALDERTFLADVSYETAARSTLGGVRVGRRVNLEPALAVGERLGGHLVSGHVDGVGRVMVRERRSGGEYFAFWVPPELRKYIASKASVAVDGVSLTVAEKLPEGFSVVVIPHTLAVTTLADRRRADMVNLECDILAKYVESLLLEGGPGTGDLTIERLRDLGF, from the coding sequence GTGTTCACGGGTATCGTTCGTGAGATCGGTGTGGTGCGTGAGGTGAGGAAGGAGGGGGGAGGGCTGGTGGTGCGGGTGGAGGGGCCCGGGGTCGTGGGTGTGCTGGAGGTGGGGGCGAGTGTGGCGGTGGACGGGGTGTGCCTCACGGTCACGGCCCTGGATGAGCGCACCTTCCTTGCGGATGTGAGCTATGAGACGGCGGCGCGGAGTACGCTGGGGGGGGTGCGGGTGGGGCGGCGGGTGAACCTGGAGCCGGCGCTGGCGGTGGGTGAGCGGTTGGGAGGGCACCTGGTGTCGGGGCACGTGGATGGTGTGGGGCGGGTGATGGTGCGGGAGCGACGGAGCGGGGGCGAGTACTTCGCCTTCTGGGTACCGCCGGAGCTGAGGAAGTACATCGCGTCCAAGGCCTCGGTGGCGGTCGACGGGGTCAGCCTCACCGTCGCAGAGAAGCTTCCGGAGGGCTTCAGCGTGGTCGTCATCCCTCATACCCTCGCGGTGACCACCCTCGCCGATCGCCGCCGGGCAGACATGGTGAACCTCGAGTGCGACATCCTCGCCAAGTACGTGGAGAGCCTCCTCCTCGAGGGGGGCCCGGGCACGGGCGACCTCACCATCGAACGGCTCCGCGATCTCGGGTTCTAG
- a CDS encoding bifunctional 3,4-dihydroxy-2-butanone-4-phosphate synthase/GTP cyclohydrolase II has product MANEETHDIFASIEEAIEEFRAGRPLVVVDDEERENEGDVIVAAEKITPELVNFMAKEARGLICVAITEERARELDLEPMTPENQDTLETAFTVSVDAVGTGTGISAHDRALTTRKLVDPEARPEDFRRPGHVFPLRAKPGGVLRRAGHTEAAVDLARLAGLYPAGVICEIMKDDGSMARLPDLVDYCRRHGLKLISIAQLIDYRRRQEKLVRREAEALLPTKWGEFRAIAYTEVLTGETHLALVKGDVAGKQDVLVRVHSECLTGDTLGSLRCDCGQQLAAALERIEKEGLGVLLYMRQEGRGIGLANKIKAYALQDQGHDTVQANIALGFPPDLRDYGIGAQILVDLGLSSIRLMTNNPKKIAGLSGYGLKVTKRESIEVPPNPRNQYYLETKKIKMGHLLAVVQGKDASSEPLHQGNVRTGGDPHEEER; this is encoded by the coding sequence ATGGCGAATGAAGAGACGCATGACATATTCGCCTCGATCGAGGAGGCCATAGAGGAATTCCGGGCGGGTCGCCCCCTCGTAGTGGTCGACGACGAGGAACGGGAGAACGAGGGCGACGTGATCGTGGCGGCCGAAAAGATCACCCCCGAGCTCGTCAACTTCATGGCCAAGGAGGCCCGGGGCCTCATCTGCGTGGCCATCACGGAGGAGCGTGCGAGGGAGCTCGACCTCGAGCCCATGACCCCTGAGAACCAGGATACCCTGGAGACGGCCTTCACCGTGTCGGTCGACGCCGTGGGTACGGGCACCGGGATCTCCGCTCATGACAGGGCCCTCACCACACGGAAGCTTGTGGACCCCGAGGCCAGGCCGGAGGACTTCCGCCGTCCCGGACACGTCTTCCCGCTCCGGGCCAAACCCGGCGGGGTGTTGCGGCGCGCCGGACACACCGAGGCGGCCGTGGACCTCGCCCGGCTCGCGGGGCTCTATCCCGCGGGAGTCATCTGCGAGATCATGAAGGACGACGGCTCCATGGCCCGGCTTCCCGACCTCGTGGACTACTGCAGGAGACACGGCCTCAAGCTCATAAGCATCGCCCAGCTCATCGACTACCGGAGACGCCAGGAGAAACTGGTCCGAAGAGAGGCCGAGGCCCTCCTCCCCACGAAGTGGGGCGAGTTCCGTGCCATCGCCTACACCGAAGTGCTCACGGGGGAGACGCACCTGGCCCTGGTGAAAGGGGACGTCGCGGGCAAGCAAGACGTCCTCGTGCGGGTCCACTCCGAGTGCCTCACGGGAGATACGCTCGGTTCTCTCCGGTGCGACTGCGGGCAGCAGCTCGCGGCCGCACTCGAGCGCATAGAGAAGGAAGGCCTGGGTGTGCTTCTCTACATGCGTCAGGAGGGGAGGGGCATAGGCCTCGCCAACAAGATCAAGGCCTACGCGCTCCAGGACCAGGGCCACGACACCGTCCAGGCGAACATCGCCCTGGGGTTCCCGCCCGATCTCCGAGACTACGGGATAGGAGCGCAGATCCTCGTCGATCTGGGTCTCTCCTCGATCCGCCTCATGACCAATAATCCCAAGAAGATCGCGGGTCTCTCGGGGTACGGCCTCAAGGTGACGAAACGGGAATCTATCGAGGTGCCACCGAATCCCCGCAACCAATACTATCTTGAGACGAAGAAGATAAAGATGGGACACCTCCTGGCGGTGGTGCAGGGGAAGGACGCCTCGTCCGAACCCCTTCACCAGGGAAACGTGCGGACCGGAGGTGACCCCCACGAGGAGGAACGATGA